One region of Streptomyces rishiriensis genomic DNA includes:
- a CDS encoding NAD-dependent epimerase/dehydratase family protein produces MIDLPVRLRLVSHERRLPLPASSAEVHLADLTDPRAVRDAVDGADTIIHLAAQLPDERSWRDPGSDSARLSTGLLDTLVRSVRGRPPIVVFASTVQASAPAGLPLNDYVREKIAAEQLLGEATRNGAVRGIVLRPATVYGRTPITGATGRGVVAAMARRAFADEPITMWHDGTVERDLVHVTDAARAFVAATRAPEALSGGRWPVGTGRPARLGEVFRTLAELVAARTGRPAVPVVTVPPPDWADATDFGNVHVDPSSFAAAAGWQPLVRLHDGLAGVADALSS; encoded by the coding sequence CTGATCGACCTCCCGGTACGCCTTCGGCTCGTCTCTCATGAGCGAAGGCTTCCGCTTCCGGCCTCCTCAGCCGAGGTTCACCTCGCGGACCTGACCGATCCGCGTGCGGTGCGTGACGCCGTCGACGGCGCGGACACCATCATCCACCTCGCGGCTCAGCTCCCCGACGAACGCTCCTGGCGCGACCCTGGCAGCGATTCCGCGCGTCTGAGTACAGGCCTGCTCGACACGCTCGTCCGCTCAGTGCGCGGACGACCGCCGATCGTCGTGTTCGCCAGCACCGTTCAGGCGTCGGCCCCTGCCGGACTACCGCTCAACGACTACGTGCGGGAGAAGATCGCGGCCGAGCAGTTGCTCGGAGAGGCGACCCGGAACGGTGCGGTGCGCGGGATCGTGCTCCGTCCGGCCACGGTCTACGGCAGAACCCCCATCACCGGCGCGACGGGCCGCGGCGTGGTCGCCGCGATGGCCCGCAGAGCCTTCGCGGACGAGCCGATCACCATGTGGCACGACGGCACGGTGGAGCGGGACCTGGTGCACGTCACGGACGCCGCACGCGCCTTCGTCGCCGCGACGCGTGCGCCCGAGGCACTCAGCGGCGGCCGCTGGCCGGTGGGAACCGGCCGGCCCGCGCGGCTCGGCGAGGTGTTCCGCACTCTCGCCGAGCTGGTCGCGGCCCGGACCGGACGCCCGGCCGTGCCCGTGGTCACCGTGCCGCCACCGGACTGGGCGGACGCGACCGACTTCGGGAACGTGCACGTCGATCCGTCGTCCTTCGCAGCGGCCGCGGGCTGGCAACCTCTCGTCCGGCTGCACGACGGCCTGGCCGGTGTGGCGGACGCGCTCTCGTCCTGA